One genomic region from Magallana gigas chromosome 3, xbMagGiga1.1, whole genome shotgun sequence encodes:
- the LOC105322462 gene encoding craniofacial development protein 1 isoform X2: MSDEEDYSSSDDEDYVPSEGEVVSEEENSGDEEDLDALHKEADTENTKAGKRKRKTQKEFAARKRKGGIKLDGESEDLKESADEYNKVLTEEIKQEQEAKKEVQEKKKADDLWSSFLSDVGSRPKSKPATPSGSSVTTPSGSSLASLSKPIKSPDVPTSKKVTITKEFDFAGETVKITKDVDLNSEEGKKEMKKLAEEKKDPVKNPDTPGPAIGRKSGGGLGSILSKIGKKDKISTLDKSKLDWETFKQEKGISEELQIHNRGKEGYIERLNFLSRADQRQFEIEKNIRLGLNSKR; encoded by the exons ATGTCTGATGAAGAAGATTACAGTTCTAGCGACGATGAGGATTATGTACCTTCAG AGGGAGAAGTGGTGAGTGAGGAGGAAAATTCAGGGGACGAGGAAGATCTTGATGCACTTCATAAGGAGGCAGACACAGAGAATACAAAGGCAGGAAAAAGGAAACGAAAAACCCAAAAAGAATTTGCTGCAAG AAAGCGAAAAGGTGGTATTAAGCTTGATGGTGAATCTGAAGACCTAAAAGAATCTGCAGATGAATACAATAAAGTGTTgactgaagaaatcaaacagGAACAGGAGGCTAAAAAAGAAGTACAGGAGAAAAAGAAGGCAGATGACTTATGGTCAAGTTTTTTGTCAGATGTAGGAAGCAGACCCAAATCAAAACCAGCCACTCCAAGTGGAAGTTCTGTTACCACTCCAAGTGGGAGTTCTCTTGCCAGTTTATCCAAG CCAATAAAAAGTCCAGATGTGCCCACTTCCAAAAAAGTGACAATAACCAAAGAATTTGACTTTGCAGGAGAGACAGTGAA AATTACAAAAGATGTTGATTTGAACTCAGAAGAagggaaaaaagaaatgaaaaaattggCAGAGGAGAAGAAAGACCCAGTAAAAAATCCTGATACACCCGGTCCAGCAAT TGGAAGAAAATCAGGGGGAGGACTTGGAAGTATATTGAGTAAAATTGGGAAAAAAGACAAAATCAGTACTCTG GATAAATCCAAACTAGACTGGGAGACATTTAAGCAGGAGAAAGGAATCTCTGAGGAACTGCAAATCCACAACAGAGGAAAGGAAGG ATACATTGAGAGGTTGAATTTTCTGAGCAGAGCAGACCAAAGACAATTTGAAATTGAGAAAAATATACGACTTGGATTGAATAGCAAAAGGTGA
- the LOC105322459 gene encoding transcriptional regulator ERG homolog, translating to MQGMKQQDYYRACSFPAFSGMVFPDPAYGKSAWSPQSSPASPGYPHPGTLPAITKPGFDGPHSHWRPQGSGQIQLWQFLLELLSDSSNSNYITWEGTNGEFKLVDPDEVARRWGERKSKPNMNYDKLSRALRYYYDKNIMTKVHGKRYAYKFDFAGLAQAMQPAADPTAYKYQQDFFMPAYHHSSKFNFMNAHSPMPPTTGIFGSHSGYWSQTNHSMYPNIPNHHMTHPSHMTSHLGSYYT from the exons ATGCAGGGAATGAAGCAACAAGATTACTACCGAGCTTGCAGCTTTCCGGCGTTTTCAGGAATGGTATTTCCGG ATCCTGCTTATGGAAAAAGTGCATGGTCTCCCCAGTCTAGCCCGGCTAGTCCAG GTTATCCCCACCCTGGAACTTTACCCGCGATAACAAAGCCAGGATTTGACGGACCGCATTCCCACTGGAGACCCCAAG GTAGTGGTCAAATACAGTTGTGGCAGTTCCTTTTAGAACTCCTATCAGACAGTAGCAACTCAAACTACATCACGTGGGAGGGAACCAATGGAGAATTCAAATTAGTTGACCCGGATGAGGTGGCTCGCCGATGGGGCGAGCGGAAGTCCAAGCCCAACATGAACTACGACAAACTCAGTCGTGCTCTCCGCTACTATTATGACAAAAACATAATGACGAAAGTGCACGGCAAACGTTACGCCTACAAGTTTGATTTCGCGGGTTTGGCACAAGCCATGCAGCCTGCTGCCGATCCTACAGCCTACAAATACCAACAGGACTTTTTCATGCCGGCCTATCACCACAGTtcaaagttcaatttcatgaatGCACACTCCCCAATGCCACCCACTACGGGTATTTTCGGAAGTCACTCAGGTTATTGGTCTCAGACGAATCACTCCATGTATCCGAACATTCCAAATCACCACATGACCCACCCTAGTCACATGACCTCACATTTAGGATCGTATTACACATGA
- the LOC105322460 gene encoding uncharacterized protein yields the protein MSFTDRSCSIQDLCIDSNSGHGTAFESYGSDSCKSEDILSHMTGEWACLSTDSFLNESISCNSTLSTCSYEGEYHSLLQQLSCMVPHRFLGIPVDEYVIVKGASKYINHLRQILANDNGQESETTKTQTGVFVPKSCSEHLRHVQTNSTINILSQCDEWSNQSSVESGCPQVPPVSSSIFEDHRCPLVPSMSTSVFEDHRSATISQASCVYANSVWQNKAPNHQQLTQPELFFQKNPATPDNRDTFSNTSQKPRRNSYRVLNDHTFSDIVPCSENNECVANTTSMGRDRFPWVDYCHRGQNDQFTRIIDPGLRDCLPAEICNIYELNSLEKYPVLSSLLDDEADDAIRKSALPWTHGQAFVSSMKHFEEWDFSMRDDDDDVFVSPNQTESEPTTEKRYNTTGKKYTEKGQTKGLRRPKNGFIRFSVEYRKRLAQQHPKLDNREVSKMLGAKWRRMSHEEKIPYEMEFRKDISELRTKHPEWRYAPLKQMETEHIEPMPSRLRPRDKLKKKFLPTIIKYGPTISEKRQPRGSRRKRGKMAAFSTYNSFAWFQCKLCYRWRYVPCIDDDNLPLYQSMWFCHMNPDPTCNSCFAEDGLSTSHSVMTSSVASGYQPVPCSSVSIFTTAANLPLRANFL from the exons ATGAGCTTTACGGACAGATCTTGCAGCATTCAAGACCTg TGCATAGATTCCAATTCTG GTCATGGCACTGCTTTTGAGAGCTATGGGAGCGACAGTTGTAAATCTGAAGATATCCTCTCCCACATGACTGGAGAGTGGGCGTGTCTGAGTACTGACAGCTTCCTCAACGAGTCAATTTCCTGCAACTCTACCCTGTCAACG TGCAGCTATGAAGGCGAATACCACAGCCTCTTACAACAACTGTCCTGTATGGTTCCCCACAGATTTTTGGGCATCCCCGTTGACGAG TACGTAATCGTTAAAGGCGcctcaaaatatataaatcatctAAGACAAATACTGGCAAATGACAATGGACAAGAAAGTGAAACTACAAAAACACAGACGGGAGTGTTCGTCCCAAAATCCTGCTCGGAGCACCTGCGTCATGTTCAAACCAACAGCACCATTAACATTCTCAGTCAGTGCGATGAATGGAGCAACCAGTCGAGCGTAGAGAGCGGTTGTCCTCAGGTGCCGCCAGTGTCGAGTTCGATTTTTGAGGACCACCGATGTCCTCTTGTACCATCAATGTCAACCTCGGTCTTTGAGGACCACCGATCCGCTACAATTTCACAAGCCTCGTGTGTCTATGCAAACTCTGTATGGCAAAACAAAGCTCCAAACCACCAGCAGCTAACCCAACCAGAACTGTTTTTCCAAAAGAATCCTGCGACGCCAGACAATAGAGATACCTTTTCGAACACTTCTCAGAAACCTAGAAGGAACTCTTACAGAGTTTTAAACGACCATACCTTTTCAGATATAGTCCCCTGCTCTGAAAACAACGAATGCGTAGCAAATACAACGTCCATGGGCCGAGACAGATTTCCCTGGGTAGATTACTGTCACCGAGGTCAGAATGACCAGTTTACCAGAATCATTGACCCTGGTCTTAGAGATTGCCTGCCTGCAGAAATCTGCAACATCTATGAATTAAACTCTCTTGAAAAATACCCAGTCCTCTCCTCCCTTCTGGATGATGAAGCAG acGATGCCATTAGAAAGAGTGCACTGCCGTGGACTCATGGTCAAGCTTTCGTCTCCTCAATGAAACATTTTGAAGAGTGGGATTTTTCAATGAgagatgacgacgatgatgtgTTTGTATCCCCTAACCAGACCGAGTCCGAACCCACTACTGAAAAAAGATACAACACTACTGGTAAAAAATACACAGAAAAAGGCCAGACTAAAG GTTTGAGAAGGCCCAAGAACGGTTTTATACGATTTTCTGTGGAATATCGAAAACGTTTGGCCCAACAGCACCCTAAGCTGGACAATCGAGAGGTGTCCAAGATGCTGGGCGCCAAGTGGCGACGGATGAGCCACGAGGAAAAAATTCCCTATGA GATGGAATTTCGTAAAGATATCTCCGAACTCAGAACAAAACACCCCGAATGGCGGTATGCTCCCTTGAAGCAAATGGAAACGGAGCACATAGAACCGATGCCAAGTCGCCTGAGACCCCGCGACAAACTCAAAAAGAAG TTCTTGCCAACGATCATTAAGTATGGACCGACCATCTCGGAAAAACGACAACCACGTGGTTCCCGAAGGAAGCGAGGAAAAATGGCCGCCTTCAGCACTTATAACTCGTTCGCCTGGTTTCAGTGCAAGCTTTGCTACAGGTGGAGATATGTGCCGTGTATTGATGATGACAATCTTCCTCTGTATCAGTCTATGTG GTTCTGTCACATGAACCCCGACCCAACATGCAACTCGTGCTTTGCTGAAGACGGACTGTCCACAAGTCACTCCGTGATGACGTCATCGGTTGCCAGTGGATACCAGCCTGTCCCTTGCAGTTCTGTCTCGATCTTTACAACCGCAGCCAATTTGCCTCTGCGAGCAAATTTTCTGTga
- the LOC105322462 gene encoding craniofacial development protein 1 isoform X1, with protein MSDEEDYSSSDDEDYVPSEGEVVSEEENSGDEEDLDALHKEADTENTKAGKRKRKTQKEFAARKRKGGIKLDGESEDLKESADEYNKVLTEEIKQEQEAKKEVQEKKKADDLWSSFLSDVGSRPKSKPATPSGSSVTTPSGSSLASLSKPIKSPDVPTSKKVTITKEFDFAGETVKITKDVDLNSEEGKKEMKKLAEEKKDPVKNPDTPGPAMFGRKSGGGLGSILSKIGKKDKISTLDKSKLDWETFKQEKGISEELQIHNRGKEGYIERLNFLSRADQRQFEIEKNIRLGLNSKR; from the exons ATGTCTGATGAAGAAGATTACAGTTCTAGCGACGATGAGGATTATGTACCTTCAG AGGGAGAAGTGGTGAGTGAGGAGGAAAATTCAGGGGACGAGGAAGATCTTGATGCACTTCATAAGGAGGCAGACACAGAGAATACAAAGGCAGGAAAAAGGAAACGAAAAACCCAAAAAGAATTTGCTGCAAG AAAGCGAAAAGGTGGTATTAAGCTTGATGGTGAATCTGAAGACCTAAAAGAATCTGCAGATGAATACAATAAAGTGTTgactgaagaaatcaaacagGAACAGGAGGCTAAAAAAGAAGTACAGGAGAAAAAGAAGGCAGATGACTTATGGTCAAGTTTTTTGTCAGATGTAGGAAGCAGACCCAAATCAAAACCAGCCACTCCAAGTGGAAGTTCTGTTACCACTCCAAGTGGGAGTTCTCTTGCCAGTTTATCCAAG CCAATAAAAAGTCCAGATGTGCCCACTTCCAAAAAAGTGACAATAACCAAAGAATTTGACTTTGCAGGAGAGACAGTGAA AATTACAAAAGATGTTGATTTGAACTCAGAAGAagggaaaaaagaaatgaaaaaattggCAGAGGAGAAGAAAGACCCAGTAAAAAATCCTGATACACCCGGTCCAGCAATGTT TGGAAGAAAATCAGGGGGAGGACTTGGAAGTATATTGAGTAAAATTGGGAAAAAAGACAAAATCAGTACTCTG GATAAATCCAAACTAGACTGGGAGACATTTAAGCAGGAGAAAGGAATCTCTGAGGAACTGCAAATCCACAACAGAGGAAAGGAAGG ATACATTGAGAGGTTGAATTTTCTGAGCAGAGCAGACCAAAGACAATTTGAAATTGAGAAAAATATACGACTTGGATTGAATAGCAAAAGGTGA